In Janibacter alkaliphilus, the following proteins share a genomic window:
- a CDS encoding enoyl-CoA hydratase-related protein yields the protein MPVRYSAPARDSADDRVARIVLDRADAGNALDLVTARELSDAVRRGLGNPYADALVITAAGPDFCVGSDITAAEAADDPTSATFDLAAALDDLFTTLNSSRKPVLVGTHGLAAGSGLGLALAGDLTFSTGDATFAVPPRGGSGAPDPGLAWLLPRGIGQQRALSFALSRRTLDAATAEDWGMVIVADDVAAAIEEAVGWLGGENVWSSSETRRLLRSSWETSRAELSHSEAATMVRAVLNRSRA from the coding sequence GTGCCCGTGAGATACAGCGCCCCCGCGAGAGACAGCGCCGACGACCGGGTGGCCCGGATCGTCCTGGACCGCGCCGACGCCGGCAACGCCCTCGACCTCGTCACCGCCCGCGAGCTCAGCGACGCGGTCCGCCGCGGCCTGGGCAACCCCTACGCCGACGCGTTGGTGATCACCGCCGCCGGCCCCGACTTCTGCGTGGGCTCCGACATCACCGCCGCCGAGGCGGCCGACGACCCGACCAGCGCCACCTTCGACCTGGCGGCCGCCCTGGACGACCTCTTCACCACCCTCAACAGCTCCCGCAAGCCCGTCCTCGTCGGCACGCACGGGCTCGCGGCCGGCTCGGGGCTCGGGCTGGCGCTGGCCGGCGACCTGACCTTCAGCACCGGGGACGCCACCTTCGCCGTGCCGCCCCGCGGCGGCAGCGGCGCGCCCGACCCCGGCCTGGCCTGGCTGCTGCCGCGCGGCATCGGGCAGCAGCGGGCGCTCTCCTTCGCCCTCAGCCGGCGCACCCTGGACGCTGCCACCGCCGAGGACTGGGGGATGGTCATCGTCGCCGACGACGTCGCCGCGGCGATCGAGGAGGCGGTCGGTTGGCTGGGCGGCGAGAACGTGTGGTCCAGCAGCGAGACCCGTCGCCTGCTGCGCTCCTCGTGGGAGACCTCGCGCGCCGAGCTGTCCCACTCCGAGGCGGCGACCATGGTCCGGGCCGTGCTCAACCGAAGCCGGGCCTGA
- a CDS encoding excalibur calcium-binding domain-containing protein → MRRSALLLTSTFAMGATGLLGASVASAAPNAATVSCSAGSTFAVDARGSVDAATQGAVSDVLTGRGLTPSGAGADVTVVIAPADQLSPTGDPSTLAAAFVDDGASVPADGADVAHAALGGDTAAFAGLVDATCGTSPQDTTADEADESTGDEAGSTEDDTAAAAATTDAQTATEESSAAQEAASQDGAAEAEASDEAAAPVADEVAAAQSAPAAANDKNCEDFSSQPEAQAHLDGQVGDPDVLDRDNDGLACDDYDYGSTGTEASDASGSSVTVAAASDDDSADVTVGASADDKDCADFATQAEAQTFFTSNGGPASDSHRLDADDDGIACEDHAYDSSPRTDPVYIDSGAPTGTTDVAGLTAGGLLVAAGAALGLRARRRA, encoded by the coding sequence ATGCGCCGGTCTGCGCTGCTGCTCACGTCCACGTTCGCCATGGGCGCCACCGGCCTGCTCGGCGCCTCCGTCGCCTCGGCAGCCCCGAACGCTGCGACGGTCAGCTGCTCGGCCGGCTCCACCTTCGCCGTCGACGCCCGGGGGTCGGTCGACGCCGCTACGCAGGGCGCGGTCTCCGATGTGCTGACCGGGCGCGGACTGACCCCGTCCGGTGCCGGCGCGGACGTCACCGTGGTGATCGCCCCGGCCGACCAGCTCTCCCCCACCGGCGACCCGAGCACCCTCGCCGCCGCCTTCGTCGACGACGGGGCCTCGGTCCCGGCGGACGGCGCGGACGTCGCTCACGCCGCGCTCGGTGGCGACACCGCGGCCTTCGCCGGGCTGGTCGACGCCACCTGCGGGACCAGCCCCCAGGACACAACCGCCGACGAGGCCGACGAGAGCACCGGCGACGAGGCCGGGAGCACCGAGGACGACACTGCCGCCGCTGCCGCCACCACGGACGCGCAGACCGCGACCGAGGAGAGCTCCGCTGCGCAGGAGGCTGCCTCCCAGGACGGCGCCGCCGAGGCCGAGGCGTCCGACGAGGCTGCCGCTCCCGTCGCCGACGAGGTCGCCGCCGCGCAGAGCGCACCGGCCGCTGCGAACGACAAGAACTGCGAGGACTTCTCCAGCCAGCCCGAGGCCCAGGCCCACCTGGACGGTCAGGTCGGCGACCCTGACGTCCTGGACCGCGACAACGACGGCCTGGCCTGCGACGACTACGACTACGGCTCCACCGGGACCGAGGCGTCCGACGCGTCGGGCTCGTCCGTGACGGTCGCCGCCGCCTCCGACGACGACTCCGCCGACGTCACGGTGGGCGCCTCCGCCGACGACAAGGACTGCGCCGACTTCGCCACCCAGGCCGAGGCCCAGACCTTCTTCACCAGCAACGGCGGCCCGGCCAGCGACAGCCACCGGCTGGACGCCGACGACGACGGCATCGCCTGCGAGGACCACGCCTACGACTCCTCGCCGCGCACCGACCCGGTCTACATCGACAGCGGTGCCCCCACCGGCACCACGGACGTCGCCGGCCTGACCGCGGGCGGGCTGCTCGTCGCCGCCGGTGCCGCGCTGGGGCTGCGCGCCCGCCGCCGCGCCTGA
- a CDS encoding alpha/beta hydrolase: protein MSDRPGATGLDRGVPDVMAAIRPGRLRMTARTEAIVLLLHGGRAEEPQPHAWRDVSWLRMLPFARAVRRAGRGRLATLLVHNTDGGWVAASGSGVLQCRELVRRLQAEHGLPVVLLGHSSGGWVALRVGGDPGVAGVVALAPWVAEDEGVDHLVGTPVRVAHGDADTVCSPTRAAAFVDRLRAAGGDGVYRSVPKGDHALLRHPTRWHHLAAAAVQDVLPAGEGSGQAGTAVSTTLSR, encoded by the coding sequence ATGAGTGACCGCCCCGGCGCGACCGGACTCGACCGGGGCGTCCCCGACGTCATGGCGGCGATCCGTCCGGGCCGGCTGCGGATGACGGCGCGCACCGAGGCGATCGTCCTGCTGCTGCACGGCGGCCGTGCCGAGGAGCCTCAGCCGCACGCCTGGCGGGACGTCTCCTGGCTGCGGATGCTCCCCTTCGCCCGGGCGGTCCGTCGTGCCGGCCGCGGTCGGTTGGCCACGCTGCTGGTGCACAACACCGACGGGGGCTGGGTCGCCGCCAGCGGCAGCGGCGTGCTCCAGTGCCGCGAGCTCGTCCGGCGCCTGCAGGCCGAGCACGGGCTGCCGGTCGTGCTGCTCGGCCACTCCTCGGGCGGCTGGGTGGCGCTGCGCGTCGGGGGCGATCCTGGGGTGGCCGGTGTCGTCGCCCTCGCCCCGTGGGTGGCCGAGGACGAAGGGGTGGACCACCTCGTGGGTACCCCGGTCCGGGTCGCCCACGGCGACGCGGACACCGTGTGCAGCCCGACCCGGGCCGCCGCCTTCGTCGACCGGCTACGCGCCGCTGGCGGAGACGGGGTCTACCGCTCCGTGCCGAAGGGGGACCACGCCCTGCTGCGCCACCCGACCCGATGGCACCACCTCGCCGCGGCGGCGGTGCAGGACGTGCTGCCCGCCGGCGAGGGCTCGGGTCAGGCCGGGACCGCGGTGAGCACGACGTTGTCCCGGTAG
- the pstC gene encoding phosphate ABC transporter permease subunit PstC has translation MKGSKSRIGDGLFLGLSASAGLTILVTLFLVAFFLFWEAWPAITAAPDEVRGGQGLVHYIAPLLVGTLMSAAIALIIATPLAIGIALFITHYAPRRLATALGYLVDLLAAVPSVIFGLWGVTVVGPGMMGVQGGLNEYLGWLPFFGGNASPRSMLVTGLVLAIMILPIMTAVNREVFLQTPALHEEASLALGATRWEMIQQAVVPFGKSGIISGAMLGLGRALGETMAVAIILSASVRYTSVITTSGNPGTIAGDIALNFPESSGIDVNTLITAGLVLFFVTLIVNMIARWIVSRRSEFSGAN, from the coding sequence CTGAAGGGCTCGAAGAGCCGGATCGGCGACGGTCTCTTCCTCGGCCTCTCCGCCTCGGCCGGCCTCACCATCCTCGTCACCCTCTTCCTCGTCGCGTTCTTCCTCTTCTGGGAGGCGTGGCCCGCGATCACCGCGGCACCGGACGAGGTGCGTGGCGGGCAGGGGCTGGTGCACTACATCGCGCCGCTGCTCGTGGGCACGCTGATGTCGGCGGCGATCGCGCTGATCATCGCCACCCCGCTGGCCATCGGCATCGCCCTCTTCATCACCCACTACGCGCCGCGTCGGCTGGCCACCGCTCTGGGCTACCTCGTCGACCTGCTGGCCGCGGTACCGTCGGTGATCTTCGGCCTGTGGGGCGTCACCGTCGTCGGGCCCGGGATGATGGGTGTCCAGGGAGGCCTGAACGAGTACCTCGGCTGGCTGCCGTTCTTCGGCGGCAACGCCAGCCCGCGCTCGATGCTCGTCACCGGCCTGGTGCTGGCCATCATGATCCTGCCGATCATGACCGCGGTGAACCGCGAGGTCTTCCTGCAGACCCCGGCGCTGCACGAGGAGGCCTCGCTGGCCCTGGGCGCCACCCGCTGGGAGATGATCCAGCAGGCGGTCGTCCCCTTCGGAAAGTCCGGGATCATCTCCGGCGCCATGCTCGGCCTGGGCCGCGCGCTCGGCGAGACGATGGCGGTGGCGATCATCCTCTCCGCCTCGGTGCGCTACACCTCGGTGATCACCACCTCGGGCAACCCGGGCACCATCGCCGGTGACATCGCGCTGAACTTCCCCGAGTCCAGCGGGATCGACGTCAACACCCTCATCACCGCAGGGCTCGTCCTCTTCTTCGTCACCCTGATCGTCAACATGATCGCGCGCTGGATCGTCTCCCGCCGGTCCGAGTTCTCCGGAGCCAACTGA
- a CDS encoding TetR/AcrR family transcriptional regulator: MSLGTPPSPPVDRRARRRQATDAKIAATVIELLRRVGPDGVTMDAVSAASGVAKTTLYRRYDDRYALLEAVAQQLEVETPFDVIATGEPGLRDLLRRLQVDFESRLGSQVVGRLLAADDEFMAQWRERLVRPRVESLRAHLERGAARGDLRADLDPQLVIEMIVGSAVVADAMRGGLPADWADQLAATLWPTLAPTSA, translated from the coding sequence ATGAGCCTGGGCACCCCGCCGTCACCACCGGTGGACCGGCGCGCCCGGCGACGTCAGGCGACCGACGCCAAGATCGCCGCCACGGTGATCGAGCTGCTCCGGCGGGTGGGCCCGGACGGGGTGACCATGGACGCGGTCAGCGCCGCCTCCGGCGTCGCCAAGACCACCCTCTACCGCCGCTACGACGACCGCTACGCCCTGCTCGAGGCGGTGGCCCAGCAGCTCGAGGTGGAGACCCCCTTCGACGTCATCGCCACGGGGGAGCCCGGGCTGCGGGACCTGCTGCGCCGGCTGCAGGTGGACTTCGAGTCACGCCTCGGCTCGCAGGTGGTGGGTCGGCTGCTCGCGGCCGACGACGAGTTCATGGCGCAGTGGCGCGAGCGGCTGGTGCGTCCCCGGGTGGAGTCGCTCCGGGCTCATCTCGAGCGCGGCGCGGCCCGCGGGGACCTGCGCGCCGACCTCGATCCGCAGCTGGTCATCGAGATGATCGTCGGCAGCGCGGTGGTCGCCGACGCCATGCGCGGCGGGCTGCCGGCGGACTGGGCCGACCAGCTGGCCGCCACGCTCTGGCCGACGCTGGCGCCGACGTCAGCGTGA
- the pstS gene encoding phosphate ABC transporter substrate-binding protein PstS — MRSTGRKALTFSAAMALTLTVGACGASNEDTGSGEGSGEGVSGTLSGAGSSAQAAAVDAWKVGFQETNPEATVNYDPVGSGGGREQFVSGGVPWAGSDAYLDEDELTGAQEQCGGADNLIEIPAYISPIAVTYNIEGVDELNLSPDTLAQIFDQKITTWDDEAIAEDNPDADLPSTDITVVNRSDESGTTENFVEYLSAAAEDSWPHEVDGNWPVSGGTAAKGTTGVVDAIGQADGAIGYADVSQIGDLPAANVKVGEEYVGPTPEAAAKIIDASEQVEDRGQYDYATDLSRDTTESGTYPVVLASYELACTQYDDAEQAELVKAWLSYLVSEEGQEAAAEQAGSAPISDDLRGRAEEAIDAISASE; from the coding sequence ATGCGTTCGACCGGCCGCAAGGCCCTCACCTTCTCGGCCGCGATGGCCCTGACCCTGACCGTCGGCGCCTGCGGTGCCAGCAACGAGGACACCGGCTCCGGCGAGGGCTCCGGCGAGGGTGTCTCCGGCACCCTCAGCGGCGCCGGGTCGTCGGCGCAGGCTGCTGCCGTCGACGCCTGGAAGGTCGGCTTCCAGGAGACCAACCCCGAGGCGACGGTGAACTACGACCCGGTGGGCTCCGGCGGCGGCCGCGAGCAGTTCGTCAGCGGCGGGGTGCCGTGGGCCGGCTCCGACGCCTACCTCGACGAGGACGAGCTGACCGGCGCCCAGGAGCAGTGCGGCGGCGCGGACAACCTCATCGAGATCCCCGCCTACATCTCGCCGATCGCCGTCACCTACAACATCGAGGGCGTCGACGAGCTCAACCTCTCGCCCGACACCCTGGCGCAGATCTTCGACCAGAAGATCACCACCTGGGACGACGAGGCCATCGCCGAGGACAACCCGGACGCGGACCTCCCCTCGACCGACATCACCGTGGTCAACCGCTCCGACGAGTCCGGCACCACCGAGAACTTCGTCGAGTACCTCTCGGCGGCCGCCGAGGACAGCTGGCCGCACGAGGTCGACGGCAACTGGCCGGTCAGCGGCGGCACCGCCGCCAAGGGCACCACCGGTGTGGTCGACGCCATCGGCCAGGCCGACGGCGCCATCGGCTACGCCGACGTCTCGCAGATCGGTGACCTGCCGGCCGCCAACGTCAAGGTGGGCGAGGAGTACGTCGGCCCGACCCCGGAGGCCGCCGCGAAGATCATCGACGCCTCGGAGCAGGTCGAGGACCGTGGCCAGTACGACTACGCCACCGACCTGTCGCGCGACACCACCGAGTCGGGCACCTACCCGGTCGTGCTCGCCTCCTACGAGCTCGCCTGCACCCAGTACGACGACGCCGAGCAGGCCGAGCTCGTCAAGGCCTGGCTGAGCTACCTGGTCAGCGAGGAGGGCCAGGAGGCCGCGGCCGAGCAGGCCGGCTCCGCGCCGATCAGCGACGACCTCCGCGGCCGCGCCGAAGAGGCCATCGACGCGATCTCCGCCTCGGAGTGA
- the pstB gene encoding phosphate ABC transporter ATP-binding protein PstB, which translates to MSKRIVVKDLDIYYGSFLAVEGVSTTIEPRSVTALIGPSGCGKSTFLRALNRMHEVIPGARVDGSVDLDGENMYARGVDPVLVRRKVGMVFQKPNPFPTMSIRENVLAGVKLNNKRINKKDADELVESSLRGANLWTEVKDRLDKPGSGLSGGQQQRLCIARTIAVQPEVVLMDEPCSALDPISTLAVEDLIAEMKEKYTIVIVTHNMQQAARCSDRTGFFNIEGTGKPGHLVEFDDTTKIFNNPSEKATEDYISGRFG; encoded by the coding sequence GTGTCCAAGCGCATCGTCGTCAAGGATCTCGACATCTACTACGGCAGCTTCCTCGCCGTGGAGGGTGTCAGCACCACCATCGAGCCGCGGTCGGTGACCGCCCTCATCGGGCCCTCCGGCTGCGGCAAGTCCACCTTCCTCCGGGCGCTGAACCGGATGCACGAGGTCATCCCCGGCGCCCGCGTCGACGGGTCCGTCGACCTCGACGGGGAGAACATGTACGCCCGCGGCGTCGACCCGGTGCTGGTGCGCCGCAAGGTCGGCATGGTCTTCCAGAAGCCGAACCCCTTCCCCACCATGTCGATCCGGGAGAACGTCCTGGCCGGGGTGAAGCTCAACAACAAGCGGATCAACAAGAAGGACGCCGACGAGCTCGTCGAGTCCAGCCTGCGCGGCGCCAACCTGTGGACCGAGGTCAAGGACCGCCTGGACAAGCCCGGCTCCGGCCTCTCCGGCGGTCAGCAGCAGCGGCTGTGCATCGCTCGCACGATCGCCGTGCAGCCCGAGGTGGTGCTCATGGACGAGCCGTGCTCGGCGCTCGACCCGATCTCCACCCTCGCCGTCGAGGACCTCATCGCCGAGATGAAGGAGAAGTACACGATCGTCATCGTCACCCACAACATGCAGCAGGCGGCCCGGTGCTCGGACCGGACCGGCTTCTTCAACATCGAGGGCACCGGCAAGCCGGGTCACCTCGTGGAGTTCGACGACACGACGAAGATCTTCAACAACCCCAGCGAGAAGGCGACCGAGGACTACATCTCGGGCCGCTTCGGCTGA
- a CDS encoding DUF47 family protein, producing MAFRLTPQDTSFHELFAVAARHGVAAAEQLVELAVADQDDRPAVLERLTATEATADETTHEIVRTVSSSFITPFDHVDIVDLAAALDTCVDEIEATGALVVAYRMGELPTGCLEVTEILARMATLTAEAMPRLRNLRHLEGYWTEVNRLENRAAQIHRRLLGELFDGRTTDPVEIIKRKDVLERLSAAADAFETVAHRVERIVVKGS from the coding sequence GTGGCCTTCCGCCTCACCCCGCAGGACACCTCGTTCCACGAGCTGTTCGCGGTCGCCGCCCGTCACGGGGTCGCCGCCGCCGAGCAGCTCGTCGAGCTCGCCGTGGCGGACCAGGACGACCGGCCGGCCGTCCTCGAGCGGCTCACCGCCACCGAGGCGACGGCCGACGAGACCACCCACGAGATCGTCCGCACGGTCAGCTCCTCCTTCATCACCCCCTTCGACCACGTCGACATCGTCGATCTGGCCGCCGCGCTGGACACCTGCGTCGACGAGATCGAGGCGACCGGCGCCCTGGTCGTCGCCTACCGGATGGGTGAGCTGCCCACCGGCTGCCTCGAGGTCACCGAGATCCTCGCCCGGATGGCCACCCTCACCGCCGAGGCGATGCCGCGGCTGCGCAACCTGCGCCACCTCGAGGGCTACTGGACCGAGGTGAACCGGCTGGAGAACCGCGCCGCGCAGATCCACCGGCGGCTGCTCGGCGAGCTCTTCGACGGCCGGACCACCGACCCGGTGGAGATCATCAAGCGCAAGGACGTCCTGGAGCGCCTCTCCGCCGCCGCCGACGCCTTCGAGACCGTGGCGCACCGGGTCGAGCGCATCGTCGTCAAGGGGTCCTGA
- a CDS encoding class F sortase, which yields MRRLLLGLLALALVVTGGVIGYRALTVGDPPPAVPLPERTYAVASPSPDDQRSAEVEANPDDATRTSEASGSSSTAAEVAMSPDEMAASRLYVPSLGVYATLTDEGFSGGRLSLPGEAWRVGLDTGSAPLGSASGTTLLAGHVDHDGVPGALRGLGEIAPGALVYVTDARGERSTFVASGLSTYIKTGLPRDLFDVGGERRLAVVTCGGPIIEVGGEHHYRDNVVLTAVPA from the coding sequence GTGCGACGGCTGCTGCTGGGCCTGCTCGCCCTGGCCCTGGTCGTCACCGGCGGGGTGATCGGCTACCGCGCGCTGACGGTCGGCGACCCGCCCCCGGCGGTGCCCCTGCCCGAGCGCACCTACGCCGTGGCCTCACCGAGCCCGGACGACCAGCGCTCCGCCGAGGTCGAGGCCAACCCCGACGACGCGACCCGGACGTCCGAGGCTTCCGGATCGAGCAGCACAGCGGCCGAGGTGGCGATGAGCCCCGACGAGATGGCCGCGAGCCGGCTCTACGTGCCGAGCCTGGGGGTCTACGCCACGCTCACCGACGAAGGGTTCAGCGGCGGCCGCCTCTCCCTGCCGGGCGAGGCCTGGCGCGTGGGGCTGGACACCGGGTCCGCGCCACTGGGATCGGCCTCGGGGACGACGTTGCTGGCCGGGCACGTCGACCACGACGGTGTGCCGGGAGCGCTGCGCGGCCTGGGCGAGATCGCCCCGGGCGCCCTGGTCTACGTCACCGACGCCCGCGGCGAGCGGTCCACCTTCGTCGCCTCGGGGTTGAGCACCTACATCAAGACCGGGCTGCCGCGGGACCTCTTCGACGTCGGCGGCGAGCGGCGGCTGGCGGTGGTCACCTGCGGCGGCCCGATCATCGAGGTCGGCGGCGAGCACCACTACCGGGACAACGTCGTGCTCACCGCGGTCCCGGCCTGA
- a CDS encoding glutathione peroxidase: MTALTDFTADRLEGGEMDFAELDGQVVLVVNTASECGFTPQLEGLEQLWQDYRDRGLVVVGFPCNQFGGQEPGDSEEISGFCQRNYGVSFPMMAKVDVNGDDAHPVYRWLREEKGGVLGSKIKWNFTKFLVGRDGQVIARYGSTTKPQKLTGDIERALAA, from the coding sequence ATGACTGCACTCACCGACTTCACCGCCGACCGCCTCGAGGGCGGCGAGATGGACTTCGCCGAGCTGGACGGCCAGGTCGTCCTCGTCGTCAACACCGCCAGCGAGTGCGGCTTCACCCCGCAGCTGGAGGGTCTGGAGCAGCTCTGGCAGGACTACCGCGACCGCGGGCTCGTCGTCGTCGGCTTCCCGTGCAACCAGTTCGGCGGGCAGGAGCCCGGCGACAGCGAGGAGATCAGCGGCTTCTGCCAGCGCAACTACGGCGTCAGCTTCCCGATGATGGCGAAGGTGGACGTCAACGGCGACGACGCCCACCCCGTCTACCGGTGGCTCCGCGAGGAGAAGGGCGGCGTCCTCGGCTCGAAGATCAAGTGGAACTTCACGAAGTTCCTCGTCGGCCGCGACGGCCAGGTCATCGCCCGCTACGGCTCGACCACCAAGCCGCAGAAGCTCACCGGGGACATCGAGCGCGCGCTCGCCGCATGA
- the pstA gene encoding phosphate ABC transporter permease PstA, producing the protein MTTTDNATDTRQSPSGDDEGFARGGQGTLSQTTRWAVVAGSLVAGGLIVTLLWGFSLIFTVMVAAAIYLVAIFAVSRRVEGHRHAVDRVVTGVVTTMFLLALIPLVSVVWTVVSEGIARFDAEFFTYSMRGVLGEGGGAYHAIMGTLIITGLTTLISVPIGIFAAIYLVEYGRSSVLHGIIARGLTFFVDVMTGIPSIVAGLFAIALFTQLFEVGVRMGIIGAVALTVLMIPVVVRSTEEMLRLVPNELREASYALGVPRWLTITKVVLPTAVAGIATGVTLAIARVIGETAPLLVTVGATDSTNLNPFDGRMSTLPIFAYYSYATPGVPPEPYFERMWAAALTLMLIVMVLNIVARLISKFFAPKTGR; encoded by the coding sequence ATGACCACCACGGACAACGCCACCGACACCCGCCAGAGCCCCTCGGGCGACGACGAGGGCTTCGCCCGTGGCGGCCAGGGCACCCTCTCGCAGACGACGCGCTGGGCCGTGGTTGCCGGCTCGCTCGTCGCCGGCGGGCTGATCGTCACGCTGCTGTGGGGCTTCTCGCTGATCTTCACCGTGATGGTCGCTGCGGCCATCTACCTCGTCGCGATCTTCGCCGTCTCGCGCCGCGTCGAGGGCCACCGGCACGCGGTGGACCGGGTGGTCACCGGGGTCGTCACGACGATGTTCCTCCTGGCCCTCATCCCGCTGGTCTCGGTGGTCTGGACCGTGGTTTCGGAGGGGATCGCCCGCTTCGACGCCGAGTTCTTCACATACTCCATGCGCGGGGTGCTCGGCGAGGGCGGCGGCGCCTACCACGCCATCATGGGCACGCTGATCATCACCGGTCTGACCACGCTCATCTCGGTACCGATCGGCATCTTCGCCGCGATCTACCTCGTCGAGTACGGGCGCAGCAGCGTGCTCCACGGGATCATCGCTCGGGGCCTGACCTTCTTCGTCGACGTCATGACCGGCATCCCGTCGATCGTCGCCGGCCTCTTCGCCATCGCCCTCTTCACCCAGCTGTTCGAGGTGGGCGTGCGGATGGGCATCATCGGCGCGGTCGCCCTGACCGTGCTCATGATCCCGGTCGTCGTGCGCTCCACCGAGGAGATGCTGCGGCTGGTGCCGAACGAGCTGCGCGAGGCGAGCTACGCGCTCGGCGTGCCGCGCTGGCTGACGATCACGAAGGTGGTGCTGCCCACCGCGGTGGCCGGCATCGCCACCGGCGTCACCCTGGCCATCGCCCGGGTCATCGGCGAGACCGCCCCGCTGCTGGTGACGGTCGGTGCCACGGACTCGACGAACCTCAACCCCTTCGACGGGCGCATGTCGACGCTGCCGATCTTCGCCTACTACAGCTACGCCACCCCCGGCGTGCCGCCGGAGCCGTACTTCGAGCGGATGTGGGCCGCCGCGCTGACGCTGATGCTCATCGTCATGGTGCTCAACATCGTCGCCCGGCTCATCTCCAAGTTCTTCGCCCCCAAGACCGGTCGCTGA
- a CDS encoding inorganic phosphate transporter: MDWLPVAGVVLLAMGFSYTNGFHDAANAIATSVSTRALTPRAAVAMAAVANLCGAFFGTRVAETVGSGIIDPPSGSEGLLICTAGLLGAISWNLLTWWLGLPSSSSHALIGGLGGAALAGGAAVHWEMVLSKVVLPMVASPLAGLLLGYLVMTAILWLFRDVRPGRVSRGFRVAQTGSAAAMAFGHGMQDAAKTAGVVVLALTVGGYQSGGDQAIPLWVLGMSAVVISAGTYAGGWRIMRTLGRRIIDLTPPQGFAAEVSAAAILYVATALHAPISTTHAITSSIMGVGATRRLKAVRWSVVRSIVGGWVLTFPAAGAAAAALMALLGLAL; encoded by the coding sequence GTGGACTGGCTCCCCGTGGCCGGGGTGGTGCTGCTCGCCATGGGCTTCAGCTACACCAACGGCTTCCACGACGCGGCCAACGCCATCGCCACCTCGGTCTCCACCCGGGCGCTCACCCCGCGCGCCGCGGTCGCCATGGCCGCGGTGGCCAACCTCTGCGGCGCCTTCTTCGGCACCCGGGTCGCCGAGACCGTCGGCAGCGGCATCATCGACCCGCCGAGCGGCTCCGAGGGCCTGCTGATCTGCACCGCAGGTCTGCTCGGGGCGATCAGCTGGAACCTGCTCACCTGGTGGCTGGGGCTGCCCTCGTCGTCCTCGCACGCCCTCATCGGCGGCCTCGGTGGCGCCGCGCTGGCCGGGGGCGCCGCGGTGCACTGGGAGATGGTGCTGTCGAAGGTGGTGCTGCCGATGGTCGCCAGCCCGCTGGCCGGCCTGCTGCTGGGCTACCTCGTGATGACCGCGATCCTCTGGCTCTTCCGGGACGTCCGCCCGGGGCGGGTCTCCCGGGGCTTCCGGGTGGCGCAGACCGGCTCGGCGGCGGCGATGGCCTTCGGTCACGGCATGCAGGACGCGGCGAAGACCGCCGGTGTCGTGGTCCTCGCCCTCACCGTCGGCGGGTACCAGTCCGGCGGCGACCAGGCGATCCCGCTGTGGGTGCTGGGGATGAGCGCGGTGGTGATCAGCGCCGGGACCTACGCCGGGGGCTGGCGGATCATGCGCACCCTGGGCCGCCGGATCATCGACCTGACCCCGCCGCAGGGTTTCGCCGCCGAGGTGAGCGCGGCCGCGATCCTCTACGTCGCGACCGCGCTGCACGCCCCGATCTCGACGACGCACGCGATCACCTCCTCGATCATGGGGGTGGGCGCGACCCGTCGGCTCAAGGCGGTCCGGTGGAGCGTGGTGCGCTCGATCGTCGGCGGCTGGGTGCTCACCTTCCCCGCCGCGGGCGCGGCCGCCGCGGCGCTCATGGCGCTCCTCGGCCTCGCGCTCTGA